One genomic segment of Alkalimarinus alittae includes these proteins:
- a CDS encoding methyl-accepting chemotaxis protein — protein MDWLNKSIFNKLLTIIGGGCVVITFAAFFYFSKASSGFSAYQSVINVDDRNAIEVSIILAEFKGQVQEWKNILIRGSDPSNLNKYWGRFEEQEAKVQSMSQALKKHLTKPQEIDLITRFLASHKKMGQDYRKGLADFKAANFDIMSGDEAVKGIDREPSKLLADAVRSIQDDAKAHSIKIEEEVQSATIIAAGLLFGSIVIFAAVALSTVNIALVKPSRELAKAIDDLSQGYLNNDISIHRRDELGTLADASRRLQSFLSGISKQLKETTVSLDQASGSLSTACETMTENAQQGHSRTDQIAAAMQEMTATAQEVASHASTAAGLTVDADSASSDGLKTMHQAQSSINRLAEQVEDNVETVNTLAEKTNNVGTVLGVIRAIAEQTNLLALNAAIEAARAGEHGRGFSVVADEVRTLAQRTQESTAEIEGIIDSVQESARNMVTVMESSRTVTSESASFFNDATVKLEQISGSISDITSLIEQVATAAEEQTSTSEEITQNVTEVAGLTEETAEIAEHTRSTSDQLSNLSLTTSKLSQQFKS, from the coding sequence ATGGACTGGTTAAACAAAAGTATATTTAACAAACTACTCACCATCATTGGTGGGGGCTGCGTAGTAATCACATTTGCTGCATTTTTTTATTTCAGTAAAGCGTCTTCGGGTTTTTCAGCTTATCAATCAGTCATTAATGTCGACGACCGTAACGCGATAGAAGTATCTATCATACTGGCTGAATTCAAAGGGCAAGTTCAAGAGTGGAAAAACATACTGATTAGAGGTTCTGACCCCAGCAACCTTAATAAATACTGGGGTCGCTTTGAAGAGCAGGAAGCTAAAGTCCAATCAATGAGTCAAGCGCTAAAAAAGCACCTTACTAAGCCACAAGAGATCGACTTGATCACCCGTTTTCTAGCCTCACACAAAAAAATGGGACAGGATTATCGCAAAGGCCTTGCAGACTTCAAGGCAGCCAACTTTGATATAATGAGTGGGGATGAAGCCGTAAAAGGTATTGATAGAGAACCCAGTAAGTTACTCGCTGATGCGGTAAGGTCTATTCAAGATGATGCGAAGGCTCACTCAATCAAAATTGAAGAGGAAGTGCAATCTGCAACAATTATCGCGGCTGGGTTACTTTTTGGCAGTATTGTGATTTTCGCAGCAGTAGCGCTTTCTACCGTCAACATTGCACTAGTAAAACCTAGCAGAGAATTAGCTAAAGCAATTGATGACCTTAGCCAAGGCTACCTCAATAACGACATTTCGATTCATCGACGTGATGAATTAGGCACACTCGCCGATGCATCGAGAAGACTACAATCCTTTCTTTCGGGCATCTCTAAACAACTCAAAGAAACAACGGTTAGTTTAGATCAAGCCTCAGGTTCACTCAGTACCGCTTGCGAGACAATGACTGAAAATGCACAGCAAGGCCATTCGCGCACAGATCAAATAGCTGCTGCAATGCAAGAAATGACCGCCACAGCACAAGAAGTGGCTAGCCACGCAAGCACTGCAGCCGGTTTAACCGTCGACGCTGACTCAGCGTCCAGTGATGGCCTTAAAACCATGCATCAGGCACAGAGTTCAATCAATCGATTAGCTGAGCAAGTCGAAGACAATGTAGAAACAGTGAATACACTGGCTGAAAAAACAAATAACGTAGGTACCGTTCTCGGCGTTATTAGAGCTATCGCTGAACAGACCAACCTGCTCGCACTCAATGCTGCGATTGAAGCGGCTAGAGCAGGAGAACATGGCCGCGGTTTCTCGGTTGTAGCAGATGAAGTCAGAACACTAGCGCAGCGCACTCAAGAGTCTACCGCGGAAATAGAAGGCATTATTGATAGCGTTCAAGAAAGTGCTAGAAATATGGTGACGGTAATGGAAAGCAGCCGAACCGTAACCAGTGAAAGCGCATCGTTCTTTAACGATGCTACCGTAAAACTGGAGCAAATATCAGGCAGTATTTCTGATATCACGTCTCTAATCGAACAAGTGGCGACTGCAGCAGAAGAACAAACCAGTACCTCTGAAGAAATCACTCAGAATGTCACTGAGGTTGCAGGACTTACCGAAGAGACAGCAGAAATAGCAGAGCATACTCGCTCTACTTCAGATCAACTATCCAACTTATCATTAACCACCTCTAAACTGAGTCAACAATTTAAATCTTAA
- a CDS encoding FAD-dependent oxidoreductase: protein MELSKKGHRVAVLGAGPAGLMAAWELQQAGFSVTVLEADERVGGLAATHVFEGQAGTYRFDFGGHRFITHNPELLAFIESLMEDDLLHSIRSSVIRYRGRTYDYPLALGNILKNAPWSLLSGAAKDLLFVLPFTQAVDDRESASFADWIESRFGSTLYRHFFEGYTGKLWGIDPKDLSADWAAQRISLIDLKEVARRLLPGNGSTPRTYARSYRYPKYGFGAIFDRLKERLEANGATVLLNAPVTGVRKEKGQIKSVSFKQQGQVMELDTDYVISTLPMPLMMSFLGEQSALKFRALRFLNMPMDMENISTHTWQYLSDPDILATRLQEPRRRSPFMAPEGKTSMMLEIPCWKGDELWSMDDRRLFERAKQDMSRLGVNMNKATGECFSSYAEYAYPLMNKGYQSERNKNAEQLNQYSNLVMCGRQGTFRYIFTDTAMEMGQLAAKSIIDQQDYRKKIFEFRNEKTVIETQSVA from the coding sequence GTGGAATTAAGCAAAAAAGGACATCGTGTTGCAGTGCTAGGGGCCGGCCCCGCTGGCCTTATGGCCGCATGGGAACTCCAGCAAGCAGGCTTTTCTGTTACGGTTTTAGAAGCCGATGAGCGTGTTGGCGGCCTTGCCGCTACGCATGTTTTTGAAGGGCAAGCTGGAACCTATCGCTTTGATTTTGGTGGGCATCGGTTTATTACTCACAACCCTGAGCTACTTGCCTTTATCGAATCGCTAATGGAGGATGACTTACTGCACTCAATCCGCAGCAGTGTTATTCGTTATCGTGGTCGAACTTATGACTATCCACTAGCGCTTGGTAACATTCTTAAAAATGCGCCCTGGAGTTTGCTCTCAGGTGCGGCAAAAGACCTTCTTTTTGTTTTGCCGTTTACCCAAGCGGTCGATGATCGTGAAAGCGCTAGTTTTGCAGACTGGATCGAATCTCGCTTTGGCTCAACACTCTACCGCCATTTCTTTGAAGGTTATACGGGTAAACTATGGGGCATTGACCCAAAAGACTTATCTGCTGACTGGGCCGCACAGCGTATTAGCCTGATTGATTTAAAAGAAGTCGCTCGACGGTTACTGCCTGGTAATGGCAGCACTCCACGCACCTACGCGAGAAGTTATCGCTACCCCAAGTATGGGTTTGGGGCGATATTTGATCGTTTAAAAGAGCGTCTTGAAGCAAATGGCGCCACGGTGTTGCTTAACGCTCCTGTGACGGGCGTCAGAAAAGAAAAAGGGCAGATTAAATCGGTATCCTTTAAGCAGCAAGGGCAGGTAATGGAGCTGGATACTGACTATGTAATATCAACATTGCCGATGCCACTGATGATGAGTTTCTTGGGCGAACAAAGCGCACTAAAGTTTCGCGCCTTGAGATTTCTTAATATGCCAATGGATATGGAAAATATTTCCACTCACACTTGGCAGTATCTATCGGACCCCGATATATTAGCCACTCGCTTGCAAGAACCAAGGCGTCGTTCGCCTTTTATGGCGCCTGAGGGGAAAACTTCAATGATGCTTGAGATCCCATGCTGGAAGGGAGATGAACTATGGTCAATGGATGATCGGCGTTTATTCGAACGAGCTAAACAGGATATGAGCCGTTTAGGTGTCAACATGAATAAAGCCACCGGAGAGTGTTTTTCGAGTTACGCTGAATATGCCTACCCATTGATGAATAAGGGTTATCAGAGTGAGCGTAATAAAAATGCCGAACAGCTAAATCAGTATTCCAACTTGGTGATGTGTGGCAGGCAAGGCACGTTCCGCTACATTTTTACCGACACCGCCATGGAGATGGGACAGTTAGCTGCAAAATCGATCATTGATCAGCAGGATTATCGTAAGAAAATCTTTGAGTTTCGCAACGAAAAAACCGTGATTGAAACTCAAAGTGTGGCATAA
- a CDS encoding YncE family protein, whose amino-acid sequence MTALPLFPVLFFFCSLFNVALAEGSATLPVASSSIVYSESGGQLFTANFDAGSVTRATLSNTQNKLENTIGRDIRRLALGLNERQILATDTLGEQLFWLDANTLEIDYQLNVQGRPFGVVYDISRKLYWVTLFEASLLLGVDTEGQIIVKIETPETPRGLALTADGRLLMTHAMTGQLSVWSLASDKPLLSKLITLEETSNSDEFVSQGQPRLLDDIAISPDGHEAWLPHVLWNFDHPFQFQSTIFPAISIVSLTPGEEAEKIGYRKELFQQINIIDNGNRTRIVSNPHDAEFSPDGKKVYVTLAGSEDLMVFDRSRANTGNKKRSKRRKGKLPQGGAKVNQILRPIPGDNPRGLLLNGGSLFVQNAMSHDVVRLDRGGDSPFSRVSVAEAPLYKTVSKDPLSAELRQGVRLFNQANTGEDKAYPMAGDFWMSCNSCHLDGFNFTNQYLVEGRNENKKENAVLGHGNLNKMVAGDFLRDYVRMIQDTQGGMGHDDRDGAKPIDAATPDSEVYEMMGALHRYITASHNLPYLANWLRLEDGTRRTVHKDEWINSAACESCHSDMFEQWVDSNHRLMSESNPYYRIMEDLAAATEGEAFRAWCSGCHNPERVLVGLPFRGHGNDMFEKQGSSLKEALAEGKHGPKEGTGCLFCHRISRLEDVGGNAAMTVNLKDREQYVFENSSNPVLRWLGESQINAKPEVHKQSYSQPFYKDEQYCKSCHNEFSPGLGAMVVDTWGEWEKSSFNDPENPEKHRGCIACHMHGDISKIGEDVPGISTDGGRVKKNVVTHQFTGANHFLVGLRNPELEKMSIELLKTSASLEQSISDNQLTVRVNNIGAGHALPTGVADFREFWLQVTAVDATGQTVFKSGYLDEAGNIGTDARVFMKVFGDKEGKPLGLIFWRYEKLLKDTRIPADGYRDEIFELPSDAVYPLQVESKLMYRIYPQWVTNAVKAKVPELTDPPVLELNRIEGRFTQ is encoded by the coding sequence ATGACTGCATTACCTCTCTTTCCAGTACTGTTTTTCTTCTGCAGTTTGTTTAATGTTGCGCTGGCTGAAGGTTCGGCGACTTTGCCTGTGGCAAGTAGCTCAATTGTTTATAGTGAAAGCGGAGGTCAATTATTTACAGCCAACTTTGATGCCGGAAGTGTTACGCGGGCAACGCTTTCCAACACTCAAAATAAGCTAGAAAACACAATTGGCCGCGATATACGACGATTAGCATTAGGGCTTAATGAAAGACAAATTTTAGCGACCGATACGTTGGGTGAACAGCTGTTTTGGTTGGATGCCAATACGCTAGAAATAGACTACCAGTTGAACGTACAAGGTCGGCCATTCGGTGTGGTTTATGATATATCTCGCAAGCTATATTGGGTCACGCTATTTGAAGCAAGCCTTTTACTGGGAGTTGATACAGAAGGTCAGATAATTGTAAAAATTGAGACACCCGAAACGCCTAGAGGGTTAGCATTAACCGCAGATGGACGCTTGTTAATGACTCACGCCATGACAGGCCAACTATCAGTATGGTCGCTAGCAAGTGATAAACCCCTCCTAAGTAAGCTAATAACACTTGAAGAAACATCGAATAGTGATGAATTTGTTTCTCAGGGACAGCCTCGCCTGCTTGATGATATCGCGATATCGCCTGATGGACATGAAGCGTGGCTGCCCCATGTATTGTGGAATTTTGATCACCCGTTTCAGTTTCAATCGACTATTTTCCCCGCAATTTCTATAGTGTCTTTAACGCCGGGTGAAGAAGCTGAAAAAATTGGCTATCGGAAAGAGTTATTTCAGCAGATTAATATTATCGACAACGGTAACCGTACCCGAATTGTCTCTAACCCTCATGATGCCGAATTTTCGCCAGACGGGAAAAAAGTTTACGTGACATTGGCGGGCAGTGAAGATCTGATGGTGTTTGACCGCTCTCGTGCGAATACTGGAAATAAAAAACGAAGCAAACGACGCAAGGGCAAGTTACCCCAAGGCGGCGCGAAGGTTAATCAGATTCTGAGGCCTATTCCTGGCGATAACCCACGAGGCTTATTGCTTAACGGAGGCAGCCTGTTTGTGCAAAATGCCATGAGCCATGATGTAGTGCGGTTAGACCGAGGAGGCGACTCGCCTTTTTCCCGGGTTAGTGTTGCAGAAGCACCGCTGTATAAAACGGTTAGCAAAGATCCGTTAAGTGCCGAACTTCGCCAAGGCGTTAGGTTGTTTAATCAAGCCAACACCGGTGAGGACAAAGCATACCCAATGGCCGGTGACTTTTGGATGAGTTGTAATAGTTGCCATCTTGATGGCTTTAATTTTACCAATCAATACTTAGTTGAAGGTCGAAACGAAAACAAAAAAGAGAATGCGGTACTCGGCCACGGCAACTTGAACAAAATGGTCGCTGGGGACTTTTTGCGTGACTATGTGCGGATGATTCAGGATACCCAAGGTGGTATGGGGCATGATGACCGTGATGGCGCTAAGCCCATTGATGCGGCAACGCCTGATAGCGAAGTTTACGAGATGATGGGTGCACTTCATCGCTATATAACCGCTTCTCATAACTTACCTTATTTGGCCAACTGGTTACGACTGGAAGATGGAACACGTCGTACAGTACACAAGGATGAGTGGATTAACTCTGCAGCCTGCGAAAGCTGCCATTCTGATATGTTTGAGCAGTGGGTAGACTCAAACCACCGACTGATGTCTGAATCCAATCCCTATTACAGAATCATGGAAGACCTTGCTGCGGCTACAGAGGGTGAAGCATTTAGAGCTTGGTGTTCTGGCTGCCATAACCCTGAGCGAGTGCTTGTAGGTTTGCCATTTAGAGGGCATGGCAATGACATGTTTGAGAAACAGGGCTCATCGTTAAAAGAAGCGCTAGCTGAAGGAAAACATGGCCCTAAAGAGGGCACCGGCTGTTTGTTCTGCCACCGAATTAGCCGTTTGGAAGATGTGGGTGGCAATGCCGCTATGACGGTTAACCTTAAAGACCGCGAACAATACGTGTTTGAAAATAGCAGCAACCCGGTACTGCGGTGGCTCGGTGAAAGTCAGATTAATGCAAAGCCAGAAGTACATAAACAATCTTACTCGCAACCATTTTACAAAGATGAGCAATACTGTAAGTCCTGCCATAATGAGTTTTCACCTGGTTTGGGTGCGATGGTAGTCGATACTTGGGGAGAGTGGGAGAAATCATCATTTAATGATCCTGAAAACCCAGAAAAACACCGAGGCTGTATTGCCTGCCATATGCATGGGGATATCTCTAAAATAGGGGAAGACGTCCCAGGTATTTCAACAGATGGCGGACGAGTAAAGAAAAATGTAGTGACGCATCAGTTTACCGGTGCCAATCATTTTTTAGTGGGGTTAAGAAACCCAGAACTAGAAAAGATGAGTATTGAGCTGCTAAAAACTTCCGCCAGCCTTGAGCAATCCATATCTGACAATCAACTGACGGTAAGAGTCAATAACATCGGTGCTGGCCACGCGCTGCCAACCGGAGTTGCCGATTTTAGAGAGTTTTGGCTACAAGTGACGGCGGTGGATGCAACGGGCCAAACAGTTTTCAAAAGCGGATACCTAGACGAAGCGGGCAATATAGGGACTGACGCTCGCGTGTTTATGAAGGTCTTTGGTGATAAAGAAGGTAAACCCCTAGGGTTAATTTTCTGGCGCTATGAAAAATTATTGAAAGATACGCGAATTCCAGCTGACGGTTATCGAGATGAAATCTTTGAATTGCCAAGTGATGCGGTATACCCACTACAGGTTGAGTCAAAATTAATGTACCGAATCTATCCCCAGTGGGTCACCAATGCGGTGAAAGCTAAAGTGCCAGAATTGACAGACCCACCAGTGTTGGAATTAAATCGAATAGAAGGTCGGTTTACGCAGTAA
- a CDS encoding DUF2489 domain-containing protein yields the protein MNNDIIWGYIAVGLIAIVALSLLIIKKWRFIKAAEAEKQSQEKIKQQKREDAIESIKIIALCMIEEQVETSEGCIRIKVLLDHVAPELHDQAPFSIFSVMYDATEHMPTHGARKSADKALIRKLDIERFELERVHKDAIIEASKAIRDYDF from the coding sequence ATGAACAACGACATCATTTGGGGATACATTGCGGTAGGGTTAATCGCTATTGTCGCGCTATCTTTACTGATTATAAAAAAATGGCGTTTTATCAAAGCAGCAGAAGCGGAAAAGCAGTCTCAAGAAAAAATAAAGCAACAGAAAAGAGAGGACGCCATTGAGAGCATCAAAATTATTGCCTTGTGTATGATAGAGGAGCAGGTAGAAACATCTGAAGGCTGTATTCGTATTAAAGTTCTGCTAGACCATGTTGCCCCCGAGCTTCACGATCAGGCACCTTTTAGCATTTTTTCCGTCATGTATGATGCCACTGAACATATGCCGACACATGGAGCAAGAAAAAGCGCCGATAAGGCGCTCATTCGCAAGCTAGATATTGAGCGTTTTGAGCTAGAGAGAGTCCATAAAGACGCCATTATCGAAGCATCTAAAGCGATTCGAGATTACGATTTTTGA
- a CDS encoding aminoacyl-tRNA deacylase and HDOD domain-containing protein — MIPSAVSNIIENNNSDPASAADTAQLTLVEPQQAPQDKVVNMVLMHDVLGRMQVIFPANCLLDVDRLNARLGRDLVALAPNDLDTLRVKYSLSTIPALPGITGLPAVVDESVLSMDVVFLESGVEGKMIKLDQDVFSGLLAEAKRESFSVPIASINLNRSNTSQDLEQINDAIKKFTYLRIQQRLEDTLEVPPLPQTAQKIIHLRVDPEAGINDLADIVESDPSLSAQVVSWASSSFYSAPGKIKSVHDAIMRVLGFDLVMNLSMGLALGRTLMLPKEQPEGYEPYWQQSMWMATATGALINIIPREHRPGFGLAYLSGLLHNFGYLVLAHVFPPHFSLICRYIEANPHVDASYVEHFLLGITREQVGSKLMAVWNMPEEVIVALRHQKNSAFEGVNSEFANILFIARNLLSESGLWVGPAQPIPDELYERLQLDPEEAKEVIKDLIEAKDEILKMAGMLES, encoded by the coding sequence ATGATACCTAGTGCAGTTAGCAATATAATTGAAAATAACAACTCAGACCCTGCTTCTGCGGCAGATACCGCACAGTTAACATTAGTGGAGCCGCAGCAGGCGCCGCAAGATAAAGTCGTTAACATGGTGTTAATGCATGATGTGCTTGGGCGAATGCAGGTTATTTTCCCCGCGAACTGTCTACTTGATGTAGATAGGTTAAATGCTCGTTTAGGTCGCGATTTGGTAGCGTTAGCGCCCAATGACTTAGATACTCTCAGGGTAAAATATAGCTTGAGTACTATTCCAGCTTTGCCAGGTATTACAGGCTTACCTGCGGTTGTTGATGAGTCTGTACTGTCTATGGATGTGGTCTTTTTGGAGTCAGGCGTAGAAGGAAAAATGATCAAGTTAGACCAGGATGTGTTTTCCGGTCTATTAGCCGAAGCTAAACGAGAGTCTTTTTCTGTTCCTATTGCAAGCATTAACCTCAATCGTAGCAATACATCTCAAGATCTCGAGCAAATCAATGATGCCATTAAGAAGTTTACTTATCTCAGAATTCAGCAGCGCTTGGAAGACACATTAGAAGTGCCACCACTGCCTCAGACTGCACAAAAAATCATTCACCTTAGAGTCGACCCTGAAGCGGGTATTAATGATTTGGCTGATATCGTAGAGTCAGACCCTAGTTTGTCTGCTCAAGTAGTCAGTTGGGCTTCTTCTTCATTTTATTCTGCCCCTGGAAAAATAAAATCCGTTCATGATGCGATTATGCGGGTATTAGGCTTTGATTTGGTAATGAATTTATCGATGGGCTTGGCGCTAGGACGAACGCTCATGTTACCTAAAGAGCAGCCAGAAGGTTACGAGCCATATTGGCAACAGTCTATGTGGATGGCAACTGCAACAGGAGCGCTCATTAACATAATCCCAAGGGAGCACCGCCCAGGGTTTGGGCTGGCGTATCTTTCGGGGTTGTTGCATAACTTTGGTTACTTGGTATTAGCACACGTATTTCCCCCGCACTTCTCATTAATATGCCGCTATATCGAGGCCAACCCGCATGTTGACGCTTCATACGTTGAGCACTTTTTGTTAGGTATTACCCGAGAGCAGGTGGGTAGTAAACTAATGGCGGTGTGGAATATGCCAGAAGAAGTCATTGTGGCGTTGAGGCATCAGAAGAACAGTGCATTTGAGGGGGTAAATTCAGAGTTTGCCAATATTCTGTTTATCGCGCGTAATTTATTAAGCGAAAGTGGTCTATGGGTCGGCCCCGCACAACCGATACCTGATGAGCTGTATGAGCGTTTGCAGTTAGACCCAGAAGAAGCTAAAGAAGTCATCAAAGACTTGATTGAGGCCAAAGATGAAATTTTGAAAATGGCTGGCATGTTAGAAAGTTAA
- the recG gene encoding ATP-dependent DNA helicase RecG, whose product MATLDDVSVTALKGVGASLAATLAKLGIVSIQDLLFHLPHRYQDRTRILPIVSLRVGDQGVIEGEVTDNKVVMGRRRSLQVTLRDGSGLIVLRFFHFNAAQKQQMSEGVRLRCFGEVRRGRAGLEIYHPEYKLVSDDALTPVDDMLTPVYPLTEGIQQNRIRSLCQQALGWLDRYEIRDWIPESIRSNYQFLNINEAIRFLHHPPVDANQHQLIEGAHACQQRLIFEELLAHHFSLLRLRREMQSHQAIPLPTVQALEAALLDPLPFTLTGAQQHVANEIKTDIQKTIPMLRLVQGDVGSGKTVVAAIAAAHAVGNHSQVAIMAPTEILAEQHWINFKQWFESLGISMAWLSGKTKGKARAEALGRIASGEASIVIGTHALFQSEVMFHKLALVVIDEQHRFGVHQRLALKDKGARGGFVPHQLIMTATPIPRTLAMSAYADLDTSVIDELPPGRQPIETVVISDARREQVISRVREACLEGRQAYWVCTLVEESEALQCQAAEVTAATLTEQLSDLKIGLVHGRMKANEKSAVMEAFKEGHLDLLVATTVIEVGVDVPNASLIIIENPERLGLAQLHQLRGRVGRGDTASYCVLMYHPPLSQNGKERLTVMRESNNGFVIAEKDLELRGPGEVLGTRQTGLMQFRLVELERDKAWLPEVKALAPTLMGNDQLVDALIERWLGNSVQYGAV is encoded by the coding sequence ATGGCCACACTCGATGACGTTTCAGTAACCGCGTTAAAAGGCGTGGGTGCGAGTTTGGCTGCAACGCTAGCTAAACTTGGTATCGTGTCGATACAAGACTTGTTGTTTCATCTGCCTCATCGTTATCAAGACCGTACCCGCATTTTGCCGATAGTCAGTCTTCGGGTGGGTGATCAAGGTGTTATTGAAGGTGAGGTGACCGACAACAAGGTAGTCATGGGACGTAGGCGTAGCTTGCAAGTGACACTACGAGATGGTAGCGGTTTGATTGTACTGCGCTTTTTTCACTTTAATGCGGCACAAAAGCAACAAATGTCAGAAGGCGTTCGATTACGTTGTTTTGGCGAAGTAAGGCGCGGGCGTGCAGGCCTTGAAATCTATCACCCCGAGTATAAATTAGTTTCAGATGACGCATTAACCCCAGTTGATGATATGTTAACGCCGGTTTATCCGCTCACTGAAGGGATTCAACAAAACCGTATTCGCAGTTTATGCCAACAAGCACTTGGGTGGCTTGATCGTTATGAGATAAGAGACTGGATTCCTGAATCTATTCGCAGCAACTACCAGTTTCTTAACATCAATGAGGCTATTCGTTTTTTGCATCACCCGCCTGTAGACGCTAATCAGCATCAACTGATAGAAGGCGCTCATGCTTGTCAGCAGCGGCTTATTTTTGAAGAGTTACTGGCGCATCATTTTAGTCTACTGAGATTGAGGCGCGAGATGCAGTCTCATCAAGCGATACCTCTACCTACTGTTCAGGCGCTAGAAGCGGCACTGTTAGACCCCTTACCTTTTACGTTAACGGGTGCGCAACAACATGTAGCAAATGAAATAAAAACAGATATACAGAAAACGATTCCAATGCTGCGATTGGTACAAGGCGATGTGGGGTCAGGTAAAACAGTTGTCGCGGCGATCGCGGCAGCGCATGCGGTTGGAAATCACAGTCAAGTTGCAATAATGGCGCCGACAGAAATACTCGCCGAACAGCACTGGATAAACTTTAAACAGTGGTTTGAATCTCTCGGTATATCAATGGCTTGGTTGTCGGGTAAAACAAAAGGCAAGGCGCGTGCGGAGGCGTTGGGGCGAATTGCATCAGGCGAGGCGAGTATTGTGATTGGCACTCATGCCTTGTTTCAGTCTGAGGTGATGTTTCACAAGTTAGCCTTAGTAGTGATTGATGAGCAACACCGTTTTGGCGTGCACCAACGTTTGGCGTTAAAGGATAAGGGCGCACGTGGTGGTTTTGTGCCTCATCAGCTTATTATGACGGCGACCCCGATCCCAAGAACGCTGGCCATGAGTGCTTATGCTGACCTAGATACCTCGGTGATTGATGAGCTTCCGCCGGGCAGGCAGCCGATTGAAACTGTTGTTATTTCTGATGCTCGTCGCGAACAAGTCATTAGCCGAGTTCGAGAAGCCTGCCTTGAAGGACGGCAAGCATATTGGGTGTGCACCTTGGTTGAAGAGTCGGAGGCTCTACAGTGCCAAGCGGCTGAAGTGACCGCTGCAACGCTGACCGAGCAGCTGTCTGACTTAAAAATAGGGCTAGTGCATGGTCGGATGAAAGCCAATGAAAAATCAGCGGTAATGGAGGCCTTTAAAGAGGGGCATCTAGACCTTTTGGTTGCAACCACAGTAATAGAAGTGGGTGTAGACGTGCCCAATGCTTCATTGATTATTATTGAGAACCCAGAGCGCTTAGGTTTGGCTCAGCTGCATCAGCTAAGAGGCCGAGTCGGGCGGGGTGATACCGCGAGTTATTGTGTTTTGATGTACCACCCTCCATTGTCTCAAAACGGTAAAGAGCGCCTAACGGTGATGCGTGAAAGTAATAATGGTTTTGTCATTGCTGAAAAAGATCTTGAGCTTCGAGGGCCCGGTGAAGTGCTAGGTACAAGACAGACCGGCTTAATGCAATTTAGGTTGGTTGAGTTAGAGCGAGACAAGGCCTGGCTGCCAGAGGTTAAGGCGCTTGCGCCAACGCTGATGGGGAATGATCAACTGGTTGATGCATTGATCGAGCGTTGGCTAGGCAATAGTGTGCAATATGGCGCGGTTTAG
- a CDS encoding hydrogen peroxide-inducible genes activator produces MTLTELKYIVTLASEKHFGKAAEKCFVSQPTLSVAVKKLEEELGVTLFERSKGHITVTELGQKLVLQSQKVLDQARMIKDIAQEGKNQLTAPLRVGAIYTIGPYLFPHLMPELRRSAPSMPLYIEENYTKVLSEKLRDSSLDVIVVALPFDEPEVVTMPLYDEPFVVLLPKGHPLTEFDELNSKQLLSDNLLLLGPGNCFRDQVLESCPELMNAVNASAQSNEGGAKLITEGSSIETIRHMVASGLGITVLPLSAAAVDHYGSDMLETRPFVDPVPFRTVGLAWRVTFPRPKAIDIVAMAAGQCRAVNQG; encoded by the coding sequence ATGACACTCACAGAACTCAAATATATTGTCACATTAGCGTCAGAAAAGCACTTCGGTAAAGCGGCAGAAAAGTGTTTCGTCAGCCAACCGACACTCAGTGTGGCCGTTAAAAAGCTTGAAGAAGAGCTCGGCGTTACGCTATTTGAGCGAAGCAAAGGTCATATTACTGTGACTGAGCTGGGTCAAAAGCTTGTTTTGCAGTCTCAGAAAGTGCTTGATCAGGCTCGGATGATTAAAGATATTGCTCAAGAGGGTAAAAATCAGCTAACGGCACCGCTTCGTGTTGGAGCCATTTATACAATTGGCCCCTATTTATTCCCGCACTTGATGCCTGAGTTGCGCCGCTCGGCACCGTCTATGCCGTTGTATATAGAAGAAAACTATACCAAGGTGCTGAGTGAAAAGCTCAGAGACTCTAGTTTAGATGTTATTGTTGTCGCCCTACCGTTTGACGAGCCTGAGGTGGTGACGATGCCTTTGTACGATGAACCTTTTGTGGTTTTGTTGCCGAAAGGACATCCGTTAACCGAGTTTGATGAGTTGAATAGTAAGCAGCTATTGAGTGATAACCTACTGTTATTGGGGCCAGGAAATTGCTTTCGAGATCAGGTGCTTGAAAGTTGCCCTGAATTGATGAATGCGGTGAATGCCTCAGCTCAATCGAATGAGGGGGGGGCAAAATTAATTACTGAAGGCAGCTCAATTGAAACGATTCGTCACATGGTCGCGTCAGGCTTAGGAATTACGGTACTGCCTCTATCGGCAGCGGCTGTCGACCACTATGGCAGCGATATGCTAGAAACTCGGCCGTTTGTTGACCCTGTGCCTTTCCGCACCGTGGGGCTTGCTTGGCGAGTGACGTTTCCTCGACCAAAAGCGATTGATATTGTGGCGATGGCCGCAGGGCAGTGCCGTGCTGTCAATCAAGGATGA